One Gemmatimonadota bacterium genomic region harbors:
- a CDS encoding HPr family phosphocarrier protein, which produces MLEQRATVKNKLGIHARPAALLVQAAAKFTSEITLEKDGLTINGKSIMGVMMLAAEVDSVITVRVEGEDARPALDHIVEMIESKFD; this is translated from the coding sequence ATGCTGGAACAACGGGCTACGGTAAAAAATAAACTGGGCATTCACGCGCGACCCGCGGCTTTGCTGGTACAGGCGGCGGCTAAATTTACTTCTGAAATTACACTGGAAAAAGATGGTCTGACAATCAATGGCAAGAGCATTATGGGTGTGATGATGTTGGCTGCAGAAGTGGATTCTGTGATCACGGTGCGGGTTGAGGGAGAAGATGCCCGCCCTGCACTGGATCATATCGTCGAAATGATTGAATCAAAGTTTGACTGA
- the ptsP gene encoding phosphoenolpyruvate--protein phosphotransferase has protein sequence MKYLKGIQASPGIAIASVYLYDPEEFPVDQRRIDPRDIPAEKARLQEAIKAVSEDFAATRAHVEDILGKEHAQIFDAHLLMLQDPMLLELTYPHIEKYNAEYAFWTTFQNLSRQFEAFQDDYLRERGADLLGIAKRVLAKLGNWEKAGLDRLPDKSIVVARDLMPDDMAHLQPDRVLGLVTEVGGPTSHAIILARGLEIPAVVSVANALSDARIGDIAIVDGRRGHFILNPDDKTLAQYRDLAEKLRRRKAGLVDSRDLPAQTKDGVRVALQANVELPSEVHSAMDYGAEGVGLYRTEYLYLASDILPDEASQVTAYSQMARRIAPHPLVIRTLDLGGDKMSHVLNTQTEMNPFLGLRSIRLTLRHRDLFKIQLRAILKASAVGNVKLMLPLISGIDELREALAVLNEVREELTRESVPFDPQCPVGVMIEVPSAALIADQLAREVDFFSIGTNDLIQYTLAVDRGNDLVSYLFEPFHPAVLRLIKGVVDAAHAENIPVTVCGEIAGDPHSGLLLVGMGVDKLSMTPSALPEVKRAIRNTSFKQLQALGEDVLNMQEIANIRARVNATLSDEDDEMFVGGESGETTLQMRLSLF, from the coding sequence ATGAAATATCTCAAAGGCATACAGGCGTCTCCGGGCATTGCGATTGCATCGGTTTATTTATACGATCCAGAAGAGTTTCCCGTGGATCAACGCCGGATAGATCCTCGCGATATTCCCGCAGAAAAGGCGAGACTACAAGAGGCAATCAAAGCAGTGTCTGAGGATTTCGCAGCTACGCGGGCGCATGTCGAGGACATACTGGGCAAAGAGCACGCGCAGATATTCGACGCGCATCTGCTCATGTTGCAAGACCCCATGCTTCTCGAGCTTACATATCCACACATAGAAAAATATAATGCCGAATACGCTTTCTGGACGACTTTCCAGAATTTGAGTCGTCAATTTGAAGCGTTTCAAGATGATTATTTGAGAGAACGCGGTGCCGATTTATTGGGCATTGCAAAGCGGGTGTTAGCCAAATTGGGGAATTGGGAAAAAGCGGGATTAGACCGATTGCCCGACAAATCGATTGTCGTTGCGCGCGATTTAATGCCCGACGATATGGCACACTTGCAACCCGACCGGGTTTTGGGGCTTGTGACAGAGGTCGGTGGTCCCACGTCTCACGCAATTATTCTGGCGCGCGGATTAGAGATCCCAGCTGTTGTCAGCGTTGCCAATGCGCTATCTGATGCGCGTATAGGCGATATCGCGATAGTAGATGGTCGCCGCGGACATTTTATTCTCAACCCGGATGATAAAACACTCGCGCAGTATCGGGATCTGGCTGAAAAACTGAGAAGGCGAAAAGCCGGGTTGGTCGATTCCCGAGATTTGCCCGCCCAGACTAAGGACGGTGTTCGGGTCGCGTTGCAGGCCAATGTGGAATTGCCCAGCGAGGTGCATTCTGCGATGGACTACGGCGCTGAGGGCGTCGGGTTGTATCGCACGGAATATCTCTATCTCGCCAGCGATATTTTGCCCGATGAGGCCTCGCAGGTTACCGCATATTCGCAAATGGCCAGGCGCATTGCGCCACACCCCCTCGTGATTCGCACCCTGGATTTGGGGGGGGATAAAATGTCGCATGTGCTCAATACACAGACAGAAATGAATCCCTTTTTGGGGTTGCGTTCCATCCGGCTGACGTTGAGACATCGCGATCTTTTTAAAATACAGCTTCGGGCGATCTTAAAAGCGAGCGCCGTTGGTAATGTGAAGTTGATGTTGCCCCTGATTTCGGGGATCGACGAATTGCGTGAGGCCCTTGCTGTACTCAATGAGGTGCGCGAAGAATTGACGCGAGAAAGCGTACCTTTTGATCCTCAGTGTCCTGTTGGGGTCATGATCGAAGTCCCTTCTGCTGCGCTGATAGCCGATCAATTGGCGCGGGAAGTCGATTTTTTCAGCATTGGCACCAATGACCTGATCCAGTACACGCTTGCTGTTGATCGCGGCAATGATCTCGTCTCGTATTTATTTGAGCCGTTTCACCCTGCGGTTTTGCGATTGATCAAGGGCGTGGTTGATGCAGCGCATGCAGAAAATATACCGGTGACTGTTTGCGGCGAGATTGCGGGAGATCCGCATTCTGGATTGTTGCTAGTGGGCATGGGGGTTGATAAGCTGTCGATGACGCCTTCGGCATTGCCCGAGGTCAAACGCGCAATTCGCAATACATCCTTTAAGCAGCTTCAGGCACTTGGCGAAGATGTGCTCAATATGCAGGAGATCGCAAATATTCGGGCGCGCGTAAACGCCACGTTATCCGATGAGGATGACGAGATGTTCGTTGGCGGGGAGAGTGGTGAGACGACACTACAAATGAGATTGTCATTGTTCTGA